The following are encoded in a window of Rosa chinensis cultivar Old Blush chromosome 4, RchiOBHm-V2, whole genome shotgun sequence genomic DNA:
- the LOC112199239 gene encoding TMV resistance protein N-like codes for MAIIEEATASSPSFSRPWKYHVFLSFRGEDTRNNFTGHLCRALRQKGINTFMDDELRRGEDISTALLQAIEESKISIIVFSKDYASSKWCLDELVKILDCKKSYEQMVRPVFYKVDPSDIRNYRASFGEALANHECKFKDNMEKVQIWKAALKEAANLSGWPLLDEHCSESSVIHEIVEEISVQVINSTYLDVAKYPVGIKPRVQEIHKLLGVEGRDVHMVGIWGAAGIGKTTIARAVYNSIAHKFDGSCFLENVRENSMGARGFVKLQKKLLCEILKTKLKVANVARGITMIKEMLQYKSVLLVLDDVNDIDQLNNLAGECSWFDMGSRIIITTRDKQLLTSHSINLIYEVQELEHHEALELFSRIVFKNGPLDGFAVLTEHAICYAQGLPLALTILGSSLCNKNVELWEAALQGFKSPKIREVLQISYDGLDDTVKETFLDIACFFKGESTNHVIQTLEAYRGKPAKYSINVLIDKALINTSGGCIWMHDLLEEMGRDIVYQQSPDNPGKRSRLWFHEDVYHVLTENIGTTKIIGIKVQLPEDSHVLCFSGITFVNMQNLRLFIYRAGRYSGVVDNLPHSLRVVDWPNCHLQFLPSNLIPRELALINMPGSRITVFRGGNKHLINLTSINLRDCQNLTKVSDLSGVPNLEQLDLFNCKNLAEVHSSVGFLDKLILLRLSGCSRLETFQTEVSWKSMRYLLLPNCERLEKFINVVHKMESIKELILSGIGIKELHSWIGCCTSLEVLALRGTPIKQLPSTIEHLTSLRELNLSGTALKEVPSSIGCLTSLVELDASDTLIEKLPSSIGNLTSLKKLDASETRVEELPSSIGYLTSLRELKLYKAPIKRLPSSIGYLTSLERLDASETLIEELPLSIGNLNCLEHLALQGCANLTNVPNSVYGGLQHLQSLDLSWCPKLVTFPSRVSGVVSSSAESLPLMLPTNSNNRHDDPGSLLFPQLRYLNFEGCKLSVSDFLTNLDCESTLQTLNLLGTSFDSLPACISKFRELEYLNLDGCKRLRDISELPPNIEDINLDDCVSLERFSKLSNILEQRDTPGHLQFMQLSNCNRLVDNLGMDMVSKMAKTLPYQLVHAGLDRHVKCWKFMLPSLPEIEVPKWFDRGEVDTSVLHCHGTFDICEILIKIPRNLKVQRIGLVVCVVFEITQDFYGGSSGCHVTVVIDKKEYHDNTCHYFESKATESSAHDHVYVCLTCIAFKELEVVDHVVRVIFHAIPSGGKGLLLKSLGVHLANMKEDHASGEDSARERYRQSISDQVASDAEGAAVASLVSNDSNSGEVDDDHHDGEQEREQEPHLPIKRFEDLARQTNIGRAAMLVFLRCFGITCL; via the exons ATGGCGATCATTGAAGAAGCCActgcttcttctccttctttcagCCGTCCATGGAAATACCATGTCTTTTTGAGTTTTAGAGGTGAAGATACCCGCAACAATTTCACAGGCCATCTGTGCAGAGCTTTGCGTCAGAAGGGAATCAACACCTTCATGGATGATGAGCTCAGAAGAGGAGAAGATATATCAACAGCGCTTCTCCAAGCAATTGAAGAGTCGAAGATTTCAATCATTGTGTTCTCTAAAGACTATGCATCCTCCaagtggtgcttggatgaacttgtGAAGATCCTCGACTGCAAGAAATCATATGAACAAATGGTTCGGCCAGTTTTCTACAAAGTCGATCCATCAGATATACGAAATTATAGAGCTAGCTTTGGGGAGGCACTTGCTAATCATGAATGCAAATTCAAAGATAACATGGAGAAGGTCCAGATATGGAAGGCAGCTCTTAAAGAAGCGGCAAATTTGTCAGGGTGGCCTCTCTTGGATGA GCATTGCTCAGAATCCAGTGTTATTCATGAAATTGTTGAAGAGATTTCAGTGCAAGTTATAAACAGCACATATTTGGACGTGGCCAAGTACCCAGTAGGAATAAAACCTCGGGTGCAAGAGATCCATAAGCTTTTAGGTGTTGAGGGAAGAGATGTTCATATGGTAGGGATATGGGGGGCTGCTGGAATAGGTAAGACAACAATTGCCAGAGCTGTCTATAACTCAATTGCTCATAAATTTGATGGGAGTTGTTTTTTAGAAAATGTTAGAGAAAATTCAATGGGTGCTAGAGGCTTTGTCAAACTTCAAAAGAAACTTCTTTGTGAGATTCTAAAGACAAAATTGAAGGTGGCCAATGTAGCTAGAGGAATCACTATGATCAAGGAAATGTTGCAATACAAAAGTGTTCTCCTAGTGCTTGATGACGTGAATGATATTGATCAGTTAAACAACTTAGCTGGTGAATGTAGTTGGTTTGATATGGGAAGTAGAATCATCATAACAACAAGGGATAAGCAATTGCTGACCAGTCATAGTATTAATTTAATATACGAGGTCCAAGAATTGGAGCATCATGAAGCTCTCGAGCTTTTTAGTCGGATTGTATTTAAAAACGGACCTTTGGATGGTTTTGCGGTACTCACAGAACATGCAATATGCTATGCTCAAGGTCTTCCATTAGCTTTGACTATTTTAGGTTCTTCTCTATGCAATAAAAATGTAGAGCTATGGGAAGCTGCATTACAGGGTTTCAAAAGCCCAAAAATTAGAGAAGTTCTCCAAATAAGTTATGATGGATTGGATGACACTGTGAAGGAAACTTTTCTtgacattgcatgtttcttcAAAGGTGAATCTACAAACCATGTGATACAAACACTAGAAGCTTATCGCGGCAAACCTGCTAAGTATAGTATTAACGTGCTCATAGACAAGGCCCTCATCAATACATCCGGAGGTTGCATTTGGATGCATGACTTGCTAGAAGAAATGGGTAGAGATATAGTCTATCAACAGTCGCCGGATAACCCTGGAAAACGTAGCAGGTTGTGGTTTCATGAAGATGTTTACCATGTTCTAACGGAGAATATT GGAACAACCAAGATTATAGGCATCAAGGTGCAGCTGCCTGAAGATTCACATGTGCTATGCTTTAGTGGTATCACTTTCGTCAACATGCAAAATCTTAGACTTTTCATATACCGTGCTGGACGCTATTCTGGAGTTGTTGATAATCTGCCTCATTCCTTGAGGGTAGTTGATTGGCCTAACTGTCACTTGCAATTTCTACCATCCAATTTAATTCCAAGAGAACTTGCTCTAATCAATATGCCTGGTAGTCGCATCACAGTTTTCAGGGGTGGAAACAAG CATCTAATAAATCTGACATCAATAAATCTAAGAGATTGTCAAAACCTAACAAAAGTCTCAGACTTGTCGGGAGTCCCAAACTTAGAACAGTTGGATCTATTTAACTGTAAAAATTTAGCAGAAGTGCATTCTTCTGTTGGATTCCTAGATAAACTTATTCTTTTGAGACTTTCAGGATGCTCCAGGCTGGAGACTTTTCAAACGGAAGTTAGTTGGAAATCGATGAGGTATCTTCTGCTTCCCAATTGTGAAAGGCTTGAGAAATTCATAAATGTTGTGCACAAGATGGAGTCCATTAAAGAATTGATATTAAGTGGAATTGGCATAAAAGAACTGCACTCATGGATTGGATGTTGCACTTCCTTGGAAGTTTTGGCTTTGCGTGGAACTCCAATCAAACAACTGCCTTCAACAATTGAACATCTTACTTCTTTAAGAGAATTGAACCTGTCTGGAACTGCCCTTAAAGAAGTGCCTTCGTCGATTGGATGTCTCACTTCCTTGGTGGAATTGGACGCGTCTGACACTCTCATTGAAAAATTGCCTTCATCAATTGGGAATCTCACTTCATTGAAGAAATTGGATGCGTCTGAAACTCGCGTCGAAGAATTGCCTTCATCAATTGGGTATCTCACTTCTTTAAGAGAATTGAAGCTGTATAAAGCTCCCATTAAACGATTGCCATCATCAATTGGGTATCTAACTTCCTTGGAGAGATTGGACGCGTCTGAAACTCTCATTGAAGAATTGCCTTTGTCAATTGGAAATCTCAATTGCCTTGAACATTTAGCACTACAAGGATGTGCAAACCTTACAAATGTGCCGAACAGTGTTTACGGAGGACTGCAACATCTACAATCTCTAGACCTCTCTTGGTGCCCAAAACTGGTGACATTTCCAAGTAGGGTGAGCGGTGTGGTTTCATCCAGTGCAGAATCTCTTCCTTTGATGCTTCCAACTAATTCAAACAATCGGCATGATGATCCTGGTTCATTATTGTTTCCCCAGCTACGGTATCTTAATTTTGAAGGATGCAAATTATCAGTCTCTGATTTTTTAACGAATCTTGATTGTGAGTCCACATTACAGACGCTTAATCTATTAGGAACCAGTTTTGATAGTCTCCCAGCATGCATCAGCAAATTTCGCGAATTGGAATATCTTAATTTGGATGGTTGCAAGAGGCTTCGAGACATTTCAGAACTTCCACCAAATATAGAAGATATAAACCTGGATGATTGCGTATCGTTGGAAAGATTTTCAAAATTGTCAAATATACTGGAACAGAGAGACACTCCGGGACATCTTCAATTCATGCAATTGTCTAATTGCAATAGACTGGTAGATAATCTTGGCATGGACATGGTGTCGAAGATGGCAAAAACATTACCGTATCAG CTGGTGCATGCCGGCTTAGATCGGCATGTGAAGTGCTGGAAGTTTATGCTTCCAAGCCTCCCGGAAATTGAAGTTCCAAAGTGGTTTGATAGGGGTGAGGTGGACACAAGTGTGCTTCATTGTCATGGAACTTTTGATATATgtgaaattttgataaaaatcCCTAGGAATCTGAAGGTTCAGAGAATAGGATTGGTTGTCTGTGTAGTTTTTGAAATTACCCAAGATTTTTACGGTGGTTCTTCTGGTTGTCATGTAACGGTTGTGATCGATAAAAAAGAGTATCATGACAATACTTGCCACTATTTTGAATCAAAAGCGACAGAGTCATCAGCTCATGATCATGTATATGTGTGTCTGACATGTATTGCTTTCAAGGAGCTAGAGGTGGTGGATCATGTGGTTCGAGTGATTTTTCACGCGATTCCCTCAGGTGGCAAAGGGTTGCTCCTAAAAAGTTTAGGGGTCCACCTGGCTAATATGAAAGAGGATCATGCGAGTGGTGAAGACTCGGCAAGAGAAAGATATAGGCAGAGCATTTCTGATCAGGTCGCTTCGGATGCAGAAGGGGCAGCTGTAGCATCATTAGTATCAAATGACAGCAATTCCGGGGAAGTAGACGATGATCATCATGATGGGGAACAAGAACGAGAACAGGAACCTCATCTTCCAATAAAAAGATTTGAAGACTTGGCAAGACAAACAAATATAGGCAGAGCAGCAATGTTAGTATTTTTGAGGTGCTTTGGAATTACCTGCTTGTGA